One part of the Sporosarcina ureae genome encodes these proteins:
- the narJ gene encoding nitrate reductase molybdenum cofactor assembly chaperone, with the protein MINLDLLYEKKHIFGFFSHQLNYPEKLTFHPDMWNEYVTEDAAGYEDLQLYWETMQTYSLDEIQEMYTYTFDFQKDATLFMTYVKFADSKERGQTLAQLKVLYEMFGLEMPDEELSDLLPLMCEFIYAAEWKGDPRAQQSFTMLLAVIEDGSYFLMKALEKYESPWLHLIRALRETCKSCIQREVSAND; encoded by the coding sequence GTGATTAATCTTGATCTCTTATATGAAAAGAAGCATATCTTCGGCTTTTTCTCCCATCAACTGAACTACCCGGAAAAGCTGACATTCCATCCAGATATGTGGAATGAGTATGTCACAGAAGATGCTGCAGGTTACGAGGACCTGCAGCTCTACTGGGAGACAATGCAAACGTACAGTTTGGATGAAATACAAGAGATGTACACGTACACATTCGATTTCCAAAAAGACGCTACGTTGTTTATGACTTATGTGAAATTTGCAGACTCGAAAGAGCGCGGTCAGACACTGGCGCAGTTAAAAGTGTTATACGAAATGTTCGGGCTCGAAATGCCGGATGAAGAACTATCTGACTTGCTTCCGTTAATGTGTGAATTTATTTATGCAGCTGAATGGAAGGGAGATCCGCGAGCGCAACAGAGCTTCACGATGTTGCTTGCGGTCATCGAGGACGGTTCGTATTTCTTGATGAAAGCACTTGAGAAGTATGAAAGTCCGTGGCTTCATTTGATCCGTGCACTGCGTGAAACATGTAAATCATGTATTCAACGGGAGGTTTCCGCTAATGACTAG
- the narH gene encoding nitrate reductase subunit beta — MKIKAQVAMVMNLDKCIGCHTCSVTCKTTWTNREGAEYMWFNNVETKPGIGYPKRWEDQELYKGGWQLRKGKLELKSGSKLSKIALGKIFYNPDMPEMKDYYEPWTYDYEKLTSAPDQEHTPVARAKSVITGEYMDPEWGPNWEDQLAGAHITGPTDPNIEKIEEEIKFNFEQAFMMYLPRLCEHCLNPSCVASCPSGAMYKRDEDGIVLVDQDACRGWRYCMTGCPYKKVYFNWKTNKAEKCTFCFPRVESGLPTVCSETCTGRIRYLGVLLYDADRVQEAASTPDPKDLYQAQCDLFLDPHDPEIIEQAINDGISEDWIDAAQNSPVYKLAIEYKLAFPLHPEYRTLPMVWYVPPLSPIMNYFEGKDSIKNPDMIFPAIEEMRIPLQYLANMLTAGDVDIVKGGLQRMAMMRSYMRAVSSGKDFDESKLERVGLTAKQTKQMYRLLAIAKYEDRFVIPTSHKESQMNVYRSQGSAGYDGMGTYGEQAPAQNPYSSFSVMGSDGGCDGCGPVTPGAAPVKTGKQIYEENFYGGIWRD; from the coding sequence TTGAAAATTAAAGCACAGGTTGCAATGGTGATGAACTTAGACAAGTGTATTGGGTGTCATACGTGTAGTGTGACGTGTAAAACGACATGGACGAACCGCGAAGGTGCCGAGTATATGTGGTTCAATAACGTTGAAACAAAACCGGGGATCGGCTACCCGAAACGTTGGGAAGACCAGGAACTCTATAAGGGTGGCTGGCAGTTGCGAAAAGGAAAGCTTGAACTGAAATCGGGTTCAAAGCTTTCGAAAATCGCATTAGGGAAGATCTTCTACAACCCGGATATGCCTGAAATGAAAGATTACTATGAGCCTTGGACATACGACTATGAAAAGTTAACATCTGCACCGGATCAAGAACATACGCCGGTTGCACGTGCAAAGTCTGTCATCACGGGTGAATACATGGATCCGGAGTGGGGCCCGAACTGGGAAGATCAGTTAGCAGGCGCTCATATCACGGGACCAACTGACCCGAATATCGAGAAAATTGAAGAAGAAATCAAATTTAACTTTGAACAAGCGTTCATGATGTACTTGCCACGACTATGCGAACACTGTTTGAATCCAAGTTGTGTAGCATCTTGTCCTTCAGGTGCCATGTACAAGCGTGACGAGGACGGAATCGTTCTTGTCGATCAGGATGCGTGTCGTGGCTGGCGTTACTGTATGACCGGTTGTCCGTACAAGAAAGTCTACTTCAACTGGAAAACGAATAAAGCAGAGAAATGTACATTCTGTTTCCCACGAGTGGAATCTGGTTTACCAACAGTCTGTTCGGAAACATGTACAGGCCGAATCCGTTATTTAGGTGTTTTGCTTTACGACGCAGACCGCGTACAGGAAGCGGCATCTACACCGGATCCAAAAGATTTATACCAAGCGCAGTGTGATTTGTTCTTAGATCCACATGATCCTGAAATCATCGAGCAAGCAATCAACGATGGCATTTCTGAGGATTGGATTGACGCAGCACAGAACTCACCTGTTTATAAGTTAGCGATCGAGTACAAGTTAGCATTCCCATTGCACCCAGAATACCGGACGTTGCCGATGGTATGGTATGTTCCACCGCTTAGCCCGATCATGAACTACTTTGAAGGGAAAGACTCTATCAAAAATCCCGACATGATTTTCCCCGCTATCGAAGAAATGCGAATTCCGCTTCAGTATTTGGCGAATATGCTAACGGCTGGAGATGTAGATATTGTCAAAGGAGGTTTGCAACGTATGGCGATGATGCGTTCATACATGCGTGCAGTTTCTTCCGGCAAAGACTTCGACGAATCCAAACTAGAACGCGTTGGATTGACTGCCAAACAGACGAAGCAAATGTATCGTTTGCTGGCCATTGCAAAATATGAAGATCGTTTTGTAATTCCGACTTCACATAAAGAGAGTCAGATGAACGTGTACCGTTCCCAAGGTTCTGCAGGATATGACGGCATGGGTACGTATGGCGAACAAGCACCTGCCCAAAACCCATATTCCTCATTCTCCGTAATGGGCTCGGACGGAGGTTGTGACGGTTGCGGTCCTGTAACACCAGGAGCAGCTCCAGTGAAAACAGGCAAGCAAATCTATGAAGAGAATTTCTATGGGGGGATCTGGCGTGATTAA